A stretch of the Simiduia curdlanivorans genome encodes the following:
- the speA gene encoding biosynthetic arginine decarboxylase — MNWSIDDSRELYNITHWSDGYFDVNTAGELIAKPDPDQPTHQVSLMELVNKARAMGMTAPLLVRFNDILHDRVDRLCGAFTKARDNIGYTGQYRAVYPIKVNQQHDVVEQLLLHGGQERFGLEAGSKPELMAVIGLAKPNSVIVCNGYKDREYIRTALIAEHLGHQVYIVVEKMSEMTLVLEEAEKMGVDPRVGVRVRLASQGKGKWQSSGGEKSKFGLSPTQILSMVETLRAQNKLGALQLVHYHLGSQLANIRDIQHALREAARYFAELHNLGAAIKWVDVGGGLGVDYEGTTSSQSSCSTNYSMQEYANKVVNALYDICTEMNIEHPNIISESGRAMTAHHAVLITDVIGVEETVGYKLPAPVGENEPVILQDLWHGFNNISRRTALEIYHDAVYAIGEAHSLYVHGALNLQEWARASELYAASCVKVRDILQNNPGVHAEILDELNEKLADKVFCNFSLFQSLPDAWAIGQIFPVLPLHYLDRRPERRAILQDITCDSDGKIDKYVEGEGIEPTMPMPIVDEDKPLYLGMFMVGAYQEILGDLHNLFGDTHSLHVEFNADGSYEILNPLMGDTVADMLSCVDFDVDHLIKTYREKLAASDLPKATQEGYLAELETGMTGYSYLEE, encoded by the coding sequence ATGAACTGGTCTATCGATGATTCACGGGAACTATATAACATCACCCATTGGAGTGATGGTTACTTTGACGTAAACACGGCCGGTGAACTCATTGCCAAACCCGACCCAGATCAACCGACGCACCAAGTTAGCCTGATGGAGCTGGTCAACAAAGCCCGCGCCATGGGTATGACAGCGCCACTGTTGGTTCGCTTTAACGACATTTTGCACGACCGTGTCGACCGGCTTTGCGGCGCATTTACTAAAGCGCGAGATAACATTGGCTACACCGGTCAATACCGGGCAGTTTACCCAATTAAAGTCAATCAGCAGCACGATGTGGTAGAGCAGCTGTTACTGCACGGCGGTCAGGAACGCTTCGGTTTAGAAGCTGGCTCCAAACCCGAGCTGATGGCCGTTATCGGTCTGGCAAAGCCCAATTCTGTGATCGTGTGCAACGGCTATAAAGATCGCGAATACATTCGCACGGCACTCATTGCCGAACACCTAGGCCACCAAGTTTATATCGTGGTGGAAAAAATGTCGGAAATGACCTTGGTGCTGGAAGAGGCCGAGAAAATGGGCGTAGATCCACGGGTTGGCGTGCGCGTGCGCCTTGCCTCACAAGGCAAGGGCAAATGGCAAAGCAGCGGTGGCGAGAAATCTAAATTCGGCCTTTCACCCACGCAAATTCTCAGCATGGTGGAAACACTGCGCGCGCAAAATAAATTGGGCGCACTCCAACTCGTGCACTATCACTTGGGCTCACAGCTTGCCAATATTCGCGATATTCAACACGCACTGCGCGAAGCCGCCCGCTATTTTGCCGAGTTACACAATTTAGGTGCCGCCATTAAATGGGTCGATGTAGGTGGTGGTTTAGGCGTGGACTACGAGGGCACCACCAGCTCGCAATCCAGCTGCTCAACCAACTATTCCATGCAAGAATACGCCAATAAAGTGGTCAATGCGCTGTACGACATCTGCACGGAAATGAATATCGAACATCCGAATATTATTTCCGAATCCGGTCGTGCCATGACCGCGCACCACGCAGTGTTAATCACCGACGTGATTGGCGTCGAAGAAACCGTGGGCTACAAATTACCCGCGCCCGTGGGCGAAAATGAACCGGTTATTTTACAAGACCTCTGGCACGGTTTTAATAACATTTCACGGCGCACGGCCTTAGAAATCTATCACGATGCGGTTTACGCCATTGGCGAGGCCCACAGCCTGTACGTACACGGCGCATTAAATTTACAAGAATGGGCCAGGGCCAGCGAGCTCTACGCAGCCAGCTGCGTGAAAGTGCGGGACATTCTGCAAAACAACCCAGGCGTGCACGCGGAAATTTTAGATGAGCTCAATGAAAAGTTAGCTGATAAAGTATTTTGTAACTTCTCACTGTTCCAATCCCTACCCGACGCTTGGGCTATTGGCCAAATTTTCCCCGTACTGCCGCTGCACTATTTAGACAGAAGACCCGAGCGCCGCGCCATCCTGCAAGACATTACCTGCGATTCAGATGGCAAGATCGATAAGTATGTTGAAGGCGAAGGTATTGAACCGACCATGCCAATGCCGATTGTGGATGAAGACAAACCGCTTTATTTAGGCATGTTTATGGTGGGCGCTTATCAAGAAATCTTAGGTGACTTGCACAACCTGTTTGGCGACACCCACTCACTACACGTCGAGTTTAATGCCGATGGTAGCTATGAGATCCTCAACCCATTAATGGGTGACACAGTAGCCGACATGTTGTCTTGCGTTGACTTCGACGTGGATCATCTCATCAAAACCTATCGCGAAAAACTTGCCGCCAGCGATTTACCCAAGGCTACCCAAGAGGGCTACCTAGCTGAGCTGGAAACAGGCATGACGGGATATTCTTACTTAGAAGAGTAA
- a CDS encoding VOC family protein has product MHKLRLITFTVTFFTLCSLYLSGCSQLTINLPAIADSQKRHPGQVVWRDLLTHDMKATKQFYSGLFGWTFTEIPNAFGASAYHLISFEGQTIGGAVDTAGLKKGQELSQWVSVFSSTDLAASVKSVTALGGSIEGGPQSVGDRGQLAVVRDSQGAVFALLQTAKGDPVKTPTKAGYFLWQELWNTDGDGQFYTTLFGAQAQTSKLGSAHFTYFTVREQPAFSVTRSPIEGLAPTWVTYVHVDDVQATVKKAQALGGVIAVAPQRNPIGGELAVILDPSGAGFIVQTWQANQDKGANK; this is encoded by the coding sequence ATGCACAAGCTCCGTTTAATAACGTTTACCGTGACCTTTTTCACCCTCTGCAGCCTCTACCTTAGCGGCTGCAGCCAATTAACCATTAACCTGCCGGCCATCGCCGATAGCCAAAAGCGGCACCCAGGTCAGGTGGTTTGGCGCGATCTACTAACCCACGACATGAAGGCTACCAAACAATTTTATAGTGGGCTGTTTGGCTGGACATTCACCGAAATACCCAATGCTTTTGGCGCTAGCGCCTACCATTTGATTTCATTTGAAGGCCAAACCATTGGCGGTGCCGTAGACACGGCCGGCTTGAAAAAAGGCCAAGAGTTAAGCCAGTGGGTATCCGTATTCTCCAGTACAGACCTCGCCGCTAGTGTGAAAAGTGTGACCGCTCTAGGCGGTAGTATCGAAGGCGGCCCTCAGTCGGTGGGCGACAGAGGTCAGCTCGCGGTGGTTAGAGATAGCCAAGGCGCAGTCTTTGCCCTGTTGCAAACAGCCAAGGGCGACCCGGTTAAAACGCCAACCAAAGCCGGTTACTTTCTCTGGCAAGAACTCTGGAACACCGATGGCGACGGCCAGTTTTATACCACATTGTTCGGCGCCCAAGCCCAGACCAGTAAGCTCGGAAGCGCCCATTTCACCTACTTTACTGTGCGCGAGCAACCGGCATTCTCCGTGACCCGCTCGCCTATCGAAGGCTTGGCGCCAACTTGGGTTACCTACGTTCACGTGGACGACGTACAAGCGACAGTTAAAAAGGCGCAAGCCTTAGGCGGCGTTATTGCGGTAGCGCCACAGCGCAACCCCATCGGCGGCGAATTAGCGGTGATACTCGATCCCAGCGGTGCTGGTTTTATCGTGCAGACCTGGCAAGCCAATCAAGACAAAGGTGCGAATAAATGA
- a CDS encoding DUF3313 family protein, protein MLHFHRTMKILGAISLILAAQLSFAQKPMDIQYVRPGVDFSAYTQVVLHPLDLSKAKVVPPAWAEDKSPKVWNLEGRDIAAVQALYHDAIKAEVEKDARFKVVPFTGPGILEVEVKITSLTPFAAKDEKVMTRGSGEIAVQVEMIDGATGDLLAIIAGDQQVGEKFQQASIDTDRANIAALFKVWGERLLAQLQASQK, encoded by the coding sequence ATGTTACATTTTCACCGGACCATGAAGATTTTAGGTGCGATTAGTCTGATATTAGCGGCGCAATTGAGCTTTGCCCAAAAACCAATGGATATTCAGTATGTGCGCCCAGGGGTGGATTTTTCAGCTTACACCCAAGTGGTTTTGCATCCGTTAGATTTATCAAAGGCCAAGGTTGTGCCACCGGCTTGGGCGGAAGATAAAAGCCCAAAAGTGTGGAACTTGGAAGGCCGTGATATCGCCGCTGTTCAAGCTTTGTACCACGATGCCATAAAAGCCGAAGTAGAGAAGGATGCGCGCTTTAAAGTGGTTCCTTTTACCGGCCCCGGTATTTTGGAAGTGGAAGTTAAAATCACCTCGCTCACCCCCTTTGCAGCTAAAGATGAAAAAGTCATGACCCGTGGCAGCGGCGAAATTGCTGTACAAGTGGAAATGATTGACGGTGCTACAGGCGATCTATTGGCAATTATTGCCGGCGATCAACAAGTAGGTGAGAAATTTCAGCAGGCGAGCATAGATACCGATCGAGCTAATATTGCTGCTCTGTTTAAGGTGTGGGGCGAGCGTTTATTGGCGCAACTGCAAGCGTCGCAAAAATAA
- a CDS encoding DUF5020 family protein, whose product MKLPSTASLSALMLLSSTTQAGDASLSLLYGDNYVVEPALQSTATIEYAAGWAKGDVFAFIDLKNYHQSDAENSWYGEFSPRVKIIDSRYPLFAAFTWERGKNDTEAYLAGLGTNLTLPGFTFSKVNVYYRDSPNKDGSSWQSTLSWSIPFINGAFIFDGYIDWVFSSQEGAKNIHVNPQLKWDMQKQLNTSMRWYLGFEYDYWDKKYGIDVDSIDSAQNTASFLLKIHF is encoded by the coding sequence TTGAAACTACCTAGCACTGCCTCACTCTCTGCCCTCATGCTCTTATCAAGCACAACACAAGCCGGTGATGCCAGTCTTAGTCTGCTCTATGGTGATAACTACGTGGTCGAGCCGGCACTGCAATCAACAGCCACCATTGAATACGCAGCTGGTTGGGCGAAAGGAGATGTATTTGCTTTCATCGACCTGAAAAATTATCACCAGAGCGATGCTGAGAATAGCTGGTATGGTGAATTTTCACCGCGCGTTAAAATAATCGATAGTCGATATCCACTGTTTGCCGCGTTTACTTGGGAGCGCGGCAAAAATGATACCGAGGCCTACCTTGCGGGGCTGGGCACGAATTTAACGTTACCGGGCTTTACCTTTAGCAAGGTGAATGTTTACTACCGCGACTCACCGAACAAAGATGGCAGTAGCTGGCAGTCCACCTTATCTTGGTCCATCCCCTTCATTAACGGTGCGTTCATTTTCGATGGCTATATTGACTGGGTATTTAGCTCGCAGGAAGGCGCGAAAAATATACACGTGAACCCACAGTTGAAATGGGATATGCAAAAGCAGCTCAACACCTCAATGCGTTGGTATTTGGGTTTCGAGTACGATTATTGGGACAAGAAATACGGTATTGATGTGGATAGCATCGACAGCGCGCAAAACACGGCGAGCTTTTTACTCAAAATACATTTTTAA
- the djlA gene encoding co-chaperone DjlA — protein MIGKIIGGIIGLLTLNVPGLILGIIVGHFFDKGLRQVGMGLSPEQKRELEQRFINTLFPLLGHMAKADGRISQEEIDHTENLMSKYGMTEEHRSQAINLFKVGTESIFTPTTVVREFYSATQTFPDLRRVLLTYLIGIAMADGELHPKEAEALREIAAGLGFAGAAFDQLLAMLRAQDQFRGHTAPPSGSELATAYAALGVDKTATDAELKKAYRKLMSENHPDKLMGQGVPDDMVRMATERAQEVQRAYDLVRKSRKS, from the coding sequence ATGATTGGAAAAATAATTGGCGGCATCATCGGCCTGCTCACGCTCAATGTACCGGGGTTAATTCTCGGTATCATTGTTGGCCACTTTTTTGATAAGGGTTTACGCCAAGTGGGCATGGGCTTGAGCCCAGAGCAAAAGCGCGAGTTGGAGCAGCGCTTTATCAATACCTTGTTTCCCTTGTTGGGGCACATGGCTAAGGCCGATGGCCGCATTTCGCAAGAGGAAATCGATCACACGGAAAACTTGATGTCTAAATATGGCATGACCGAGGAACATCGCTCGCAAGCCATTAATCTATTCAAAGTTGGTACGGAATCTATTTTCACGCCGACCACCGTGGTAAGGGAGTTTTATAGCGCCACGCAGACCTTTCCCGATTTACGTCGGGTGTTGCTGACCTATCTGATCGGTATCGCCATGGCCGATGGCGAACTGCACCCAAAAGAAGCCGAAGCGCTGCGCGAGATAGCGGCGGGCTTGGGCTTTGCCGGCGCGGCCTTCGATCAGCTGTTAGCCATGTTGCGCGCTCAGGATCAGTTTCGCGGTCACACGGCGCCACCCAGTGGCAGCGAACTAGCTACTGCCTACGCGGCACTTGGTGTCGATAAAACCGCGACGGATGCCGAACTGAAAAAGGCTTATCGCAAATTAATGAGTGAAAATCACCCAGATAAGTTGATGGGGCAGGGCGTGCCAGACGATATGGTTAGGATGGCCACCGAGCGCGCGCAAGAGGTCCAGCGCGCCTATGATTTGGTGCGCAAATCGCGCAAAAGCTGA
- a CDS encoding DUF6122 family protein has protein sequence MTIAGSIHLVLHLLVPLVLARLVCGKAWRAPFYLMLLTMLVDIDHLLATPLYDPERCSINFHPLHRWPVWFLYALLAALPKTRWVGVGLIVHMLLDASDCVRQRGVDGFINGFDPIW, from the coding sequence GTGACCATTGCCGGATCTATCCATTTGGTTTTGCACCTCCTGGTGCCTTTGGTGCTTGCTAGGCTGGTGTGCGGTAAGGCTTGGCGGGCCCCGTTTTATCTGATGTTGCTGACAATGCTGGTCGACATTGACCACCTGCTGGCAACGCCCCTATACGACCCTGAGCGCTGTAGTATCAACTTCCACCCACTACACCGCTGGCCGGTGTGGTTTCTCTACGCGCTATTGGCGGCGTTGCCAAAAACCCGCTGGGTAGGCGTCGGGCTCATCGTGCATATGTTGCTGGACGCAAGTGACTGCGTCCGTCAGCGCGGAGTGGATGGGTTTATTAACGGATTCGACCCGATATGGTGA
- a CDS encoding FKBP-type peptidyl-prolyl cis-trans isomerase — protein sequence MKISNDSVVSFHYDLKEGETALESSRDGEPVLYLHGHDNLLPAMEKGIDGLEAGAKVSLTLAPEEAYGKKREGATQRIPIKHLVDHAKLKNKLRVGMTVAINTEHGAQDAVVLKVGKFNVDVDANHPFAGKTLTFEIEVLDVRAATAEELEHGHAHGVGGHHH from the coding sequence ATGAAAATCAGTAATGACAGCGTAGTGAGCTTTCACTACGACCTAAAAGAGGGCGAAACGGCCCTAGAAAGCTCACGGGATGGCGAGCCAGTTTTATATTTGCATGGTCACGATAACCTGTTACCTGCCATGGAAAAAGGCATTGATGGCTTGGAAGCCGGTGCCAAGGTTAGCTTAACCCTCGCACCTGAAGAAGCCTATGGAAAAAAGCGCGAAGGGGCAACACAGCGAATTCCGATCAAGCATTTGGTTGATCACGCAAAATTGAAAAATAAGTTACGCGTGGGCATGACCGTTGCCATTAATACCGAGCATGGCGCGCAGGATGCTGTGGTATTAAAAGTGGGTAAGTTCAATGTCGACGTCGATGCTAATCATCCTTTCGCGGGTAAGACTTTGACCTTCGAAATTGAAGTACTGGATGTTCGTGCCGCTACGGCAGAAGAGTTGGAGCATGGCCACGCCCACGGCGTTGGCGGTCATCATCATTAA
- a CDS encoding universal stress protein — protein sequence MQAEKKVFVVVDPNNDRHIALERALITSKFRSPSPKLIVFVAVDGEAVDTRATNDHLFRDEYWFRDQIRKPVEEAGLECEIQVCWSSDWQGSIIQESKRCDAEMIYLPVHAKNSRRFTFAESKWQVLKQAKCPVVLIRPGAHDKRKVVLAAVNFQADKDKQKALNREIVQRAKYIAGNYDAELHFVNGYLDSMLYPDRGALANETGLPADRIHVKQGYTAEVVAAVASAIDADLVIMGTLNQLGSTGTLLRGNTAERVIGGLDIDVMVCNEFTTTK from the coding sequence ATGCAAGCTGAAAAGAAAGTATTCGTGGTCGTAGACCCTAACAATGACCGTCATATCGCACTAGAGCGCGCATTGATCACGTCGAAATTCCGTTCTCCAAGCCCTAAATTAATTGTTTTCGTGGCTGTTGATGGCGAAGCGGTAGATACCCGCGCCACCAACGATCACTTGTTCCGCGACGAGTACTGGTTCCGCGATCAAATCCGCAAGCCGGTAGAAGAGGCCGGCCTAGAGTGTGAAATACAAGTTTGCTGGTCGAGCGATTGGCAGGGTTCAATTATCCAAGAATCTAAGCGCTGTGATGCAGAAATGATTTACCTGCCAGTGCACGCCAAAAATAGCCGTCGCTTTACCTTTGCGGAATCTAAGTGGCAGGTTTTAAAGCAAGCCAAGTGCCCAGTTGTACTGATTCGCCCAGGTGCCCACGACAAGCGCAAGGTGGTTTTGGCGGCGGTTAACTTCCAAGCCGATAAAGACAAGCAGAAAGCCTTAAACCGCGAAATCGTTCAGCGCGCTAAGTATATTGCTGGCAACTATGATGCCGAACTGCATTTTGTTAACGGCTACTTGGATTCGATGCTGTATCCCGACCGTGGCGCCCTGGCCAATGAAACTGGATTACCGGCCGATCGAATTCATGTGAAGCAAGGTTATACCGCCGAGGTTGTCGCAGCTGTGGCTAGCGCTATCGATGCCGACTTGGTGATTATGGGCACGCTGAATCAGTTGGGTTCAACCGGTACCTTGCTGCGCGGTAACACGGCTGAGCGGGTCATCGGCGGGTTAGATATCGATGTGATGGTGTGTAACGAATTTACCACCACCAAATAG